The DNA sequence CTTCTCCCAGCAGGCCAGCAAGGCCGACATCACGCTGAACGTGTGGCCCGACGAGGCGGGCATCCGCTGCCAGATCGAGTACAACACCGACCTCTACGACGCGTCGACGATGGAGCGGGTGGCCGAACGCTACCGGGCCGTGCTGGCCGACATCGTCAACGACCTCGTCTGGTAGTGCCCGCTCCCTGTGCGCGCGCCCGCCCCCGGGCCTGCCCCCGCCGGTCCCCGAACCTCTCGTCCGACCATCGCACCACCTCGTCCCGGAGCACGGCGAGGCGCTGCGGCGTGCCGCCCGCGCGCGGGCGCACCGTCCCTTCCACCGACCGAGGGAAACCGATGTCCATCGTCAACGAAGCCATACCCGTCGGCGGGCCCGACCCCGCCGAACAGGCGGTGACCGCACTGCTGACCGCTCTCGGCGTGGACCTCGCCGAGGAGTCCCTCGCCGACACCCCGAGGCGGGTCGCCGCGGCCTACCGTGAACTCCTGGAGCCGCACGAGTTCACGGCGACGACCTTCCCGAACGATGACGGCTGCGACGAGCTGGTCCTCGTACGGTCGATCCCCTTCCAGTCGCTGTGCTGCCACCATCTGCTGCCGTTCTTCGGCGTTGCCCACGTCGGTTACGTCCCCGGCAAGCGGGTGCTGGGCCTGTCCAAGCTGGCGCGGGTCGTCCAGGCGTCGGCGCGGGGTCTGCAGATCCAGGAGCGCATCACCACCCGCATCGCGGACTGGCTGACCGAGGAACTCGATCCGCTGGGCGCGGGTGCGGTCGTCGAGGCCCAGCACACCTGCATGTCGGTGCGGGGCGTCAAGGCCGTCGGTGCCTGGACCACCACCTCCGCCGTGCGGGGCGTCCTGCGTGAGGACCCGCACCGCCGCGAGGAGTTCATGCGCCGTGCGGAGAGCGGGAGCGGCGGCGGGGCGGGCTGGCGATGACCCGTCCCTCCCCGGGCGGGGAACCTGAAGCCCGCCCCTTCCCGGGCGGGGAACCGGAACCCCGCCCCTCCCCGGGCGGGGAACCGGAGCGCGTCGACCTGCTCGGTCGGTGTCTGGGCGCCGCTCCCCGTCGGGATGCCCCTCCGGCGGACACCGCCGCCCTCCGGGGCACGGACGGCTCGGTCCTGTCCTACCGCGAGCTGGCCGACGCGATCACGGCGCGGGCCGCGGAGCTGAGGAGCGCGGGCGCCGGTCCCGGGCGGCTGGTGCGGGTGGACGCGGAGCGCACCCCGGCCGCCGTCGTGGAGCTGCTGGCTGTCCTCGCCGCCGGAGCGGCCTTCGTGATGCTCCCGGCCGGAGCGGTGCCCGGACCCGGTGTCGCCGAGATCCTGACGGGGCGGCGGGAGCTGCCGGCGGACGCCGCGTACGTGATGACCACGTCGGGCAGCACGGGGGCGCCCAAGGACACGGTGGTGACCCGTGCGGGGTTGCGGCACGTGTTCGGCGGCCTGCGCGACGCGCCGCAACTCGGCTTTCCCCAGGGGCTGGTCTGGGCCCAGTTCCACCCCCTCACGTTCGGCTACTCGATGTGCGAGGTGCTCGGCGCGCTCGCCTTCGGCGGGGAGCTCGCCCTGGTGGACCGCGAGTCACCGCTCACCTGCGCGGGGGTAGGCGACCTGGTGACCTCGGCGCGGTCCGAAGGCCGCGGGACGGCGCTCTGCCTCACCCCATCGGAGCTGTCCCTGCTCACCGCGCGGCTCCGCGAAGCGGGCGCCGGCGTCCCCGAGTTCGTCCTGCTGAGCGGCGAACCGGCGCACCGGGGGCAGCTGGCCGAGTTCCTGGCCCTGCCGGGCGGCGACCGAAGCGTCGTCGTCAACACCTACGCGGCCACGGAGACCGCCGGGCAGATCACCGCCGACCGGGTCACCGCGGCCGACGTGCCCGCCGTCATGGCCGGATACGTCGGCCACCCCCTGCCCGGCGTCCGGGTCACCCTGCTGACGGCCGAAGGCGCACCCGTGCCGCCGGACGACCCGGGGACGACCGGCGAGGTGCACGTCCAAGGGGCCGGGGTGGCCGCCGGATACCTCGACCCGGGGCAGACGGCCGACCGGTTCGTCCGCGTCGGTCCGGAGCGGGAGATCGCGTTCCGGACCGGGGACCTGGGCCGCTGGGCCGAGGGCGGCGGCCTGCGGATCGTCGGACGGGGCGGGCGTCGCCTGAAGGTCGCCGGGCGCTGGGTCGCCCTGGAGTCCGTCGAGCGCGCCCTGCTCGCCGGGGGCTGCGTCGACGAGGTCTCCGCCGCACCCACGGAGATCCGCCTGGAGGGGGCCGACCCACAGGAGTGCCTGCAGGTCACGGCCGTTCCCCGGGACGCGTCAGGGGTGACGGCGGAGCGCATCCGGGGGCAGGTCGTCGCCGCTCTCGGCGCGCCCCTGACCGTTCGTCTGGTGCTGGTCGACACGCTGCCCCGCACCCGTAACGGCAAGGTCGACACCCGTACGCAGGCGGTCCCGGGTCCTTCGCCGACGGGCGGCGGCGGACTCGCCGCCCAGGTGCGGTCGGTGTGGCAGGAGATTCTCGGCGCGGGGATCCCGTACACCGCCAACCTCTTCGAGGCGGGCGTCGACTCGCTCGGCGTGGTCACGGCCGCCGCGCGGCTCACCCGGGTGCTCGGCCGCCCCGTCACCCCGGCCTTCCTTCTCGACCACCCGCGCCTGGACCTCCAGATCGCCGCGTTGAGCGGGGACGTCGACGGCCCGAAGGCCGCCCCGGCGTCCCGGGGCGCGGCGGCGAGGCGTGCCGCGCTCGCCGGTCGGCGCGACCGGCGGCGGGCCGCTCGCGGCGTCGCCGCGGCTGTTACGGATCCCACTCCCGATTCCCCCACGCCCACCCAGAGTCACCAAGAAGAGGAGCCAACGAGTTGAACGGCAAAGGCATAGCCGTCCTCGGATACGCGTGCCGCGTACCGGGCGGGCGCGACGTCGCCGACCTGTGGAGCATCGTGGCCGACGGCCGTGACTGCGTCACGCGGGCCTCCACCAACGTCGGAGCCACCACCGGCGGCCGGGTGCACGCGTACGGCGTACTGGACGACATCGGCATGTTCGACGCCGGTTTCTTCGGGTACTCCCCGCGCGAGGCAGCCGAGATCGACCCGCAGCAGCGTCTGCTGCTGGAGTGCGCCGTGGAGGCCCTGGAGTCCGCGGGCGTGCGGGCCGAGGGGTCCGGCCACGACATCGGCGTCTTCGCGGCCACCGGGCTGAGCGGCTACCTGCTCACCACCCACGGCGGGCGGGCGACGGCCGACGACAACCTCTCCACGCTGATGGGCGGGGACGGCCACTACGCCGCCACCCGCATCGCGTACAAGCTCGGTCTGACCGGTCCCGCGATGTCCGTCGGTTCCGCGTGTTCCTCCTCCCTGCTCGCCATCCACACCGCCGCGCAGGCCATCGCCGCGGGCGAGTGCGACCTGGCGCTGGCAGGCGGTATGGACATCGAGTTCCCCCAGCCCGTCAGCTACCTCCGGCAGGAGGGCGGCATCATGGCGCAGGACGGCGTCTGCCGTCCGTTCGACGCCGGGGCGAGCGGCACGGTCTTCGGCTCCGGCGGCGGTCTGGTCCTGCTCGCCGACGCCGAGGTCGCCGAGGAGCGCGGCTGGCCGGTCCGGGCGGTCCTGATGGGCTCCGCCGTGAACAACGACGGCGCCGAGAAGGCCTCGTTCACCGCTCCGCGTTCCTCCCGCCAGGCGGAGGCCATCGCCCAGGCCATGGAGGTCGCCGAGGTCGACCCCGCGTACATCGGTTACGTCGAGTGCCACGGCACCGGCACCCAGCTGGGCGACCGCAGCGAACTCTCGGCCCTCATGGGGGCGTTCGGAGACACCCCGCTGCCGCCGCTCGGCTCCGCCAAGGCCAACTTCGGACATCTGCGGGTCGGCGCCGGAGTCATCGGCTTCATCAAGGCCTGCGAGGTCGTGGCGCGCGGCGTCGTCCCCCCGCTCGCCAACCTCGAACGCCCCATGGACGCCCTGCGCCCCGGCGACACACCGCTGCCCCGCACCGCCGGCGCCCTGGACCTGCCCGTCGGCGAGCGGTTCGCCGGAGTCAACTCCTTCGGCTTCGGCGGCACCAACGTCGCCGCGGTCGTCCGGGGCCACCAGGACGTCCGGCCGGTCCCGGCCCCCGCCGAGGGCCCGCACGTGCTGCGGCTCTCCGCCGCCGACCCCGACTCCTGCCTGGCCACCGCGGGCGCCCTGGCCGAGCTGCTCCGCTCCGACGAGGCTCCCGCAGTGTCCGACGTCGCGCACACGCTGCGCGTGGGCCGGGACGATCACGCCTACCGTCTCGCCACGGTCGGGGCGACCCCCGCCGAGCTGACCGCCGGGCTGGAGGGCGTCGGCGCGCACACCGTCGAGGGGTGGCACAAGCCGGGTTCCGAGACCCTGCTCATGCTGCCCGGTCAGGGCAGCGACCTGCTGCCCACGGCCCGAGCCCTGTACGGCTGGGAGACGGCCTTCACCGAGGCCCTCGACCGGCTGTGGACCGCCGCGCGGACGATCGAACCGTCGCTGCCGGCCCTGTCGGCCGCACTGGAGGAGGCCCCGGCCGACTCCACCGCCGGCCTGGCCACCGCCCACTGTCTGCACACGGCCGTCCTGCTGGCCCTCACCGAGCAGCTCGCCGCGCGCGGGGTCCGCGCGGACCGCCTCGTCGGGTACTCGCTCGGCGAGTACGCGGCCGCTGCCGCCGCCGGGGTCATCGGCGAGCAGGACGCCCTGCGCCTCGTACTCGCCCGGGCGGACGTCCTGCGGGACGCCCCCGCCGGCGCCATGATCGCCGTACGGCTGCCCGCCGACGAGATCGCCGCCGTGGTCCCCGAGGAGCTGGCCGCCCCCGCCGTCACGCTGAGCGCGGACCGTACCGTCGTATCGCTCGCCTCGGACGCCCTGCGGCGGGTCACCGGCCTGCTGGCCGACGCGGGCGTCCCGCACCGGGTGCTCGAACCGGCGCTGCCCTACCACTCCGGGCTGCTGGCCGGGGCCGCCGAGGCGTTCGCCCCGGTCGCCGACGCCGTGGCCGTCCTGCCGGGATCGGCCCGCCTCGTCACCACCGCCGCCGGGCGGGAGACTCTGGGCGCCGGTTACTGGTCCGCCCATCTGGCCGGTCCGCTCGACCTCACGCCGGCCGCCCGCGCCGTCGCGGAGGCCGCCGCCTCTCGCGGCTGCGTCGTCGTCGACCTCAGCCCCGACGGGTTCCTCGCCCGTGCGGTGGACGGGTCGGCCGCCGTCGCGGTGCGCCCGCTCCGTGCCGACAAGGACCCGCGCGACGCGTGGGTCCACGGCCTCGCCGCCCTGTGGGTCGTCGGACTTCCCTGCGAGACCGGCCCGGCGGCCGGCGGCGAGGGCCGGACGATCGAGCTGCCCGCCCGCGTGTTCGCGCGGGAACAGCACCTCAAGGAGGCCGCCCCCGCCACCGCCGACCCGGCCTCCCGGGCCCGCGGCACCGTCCGGCGGGAGAAGGACCTCGATCGCTGGTCCTACTACCCGAGTTGGCGGTTCCGCCGCCGGGGTCCCGGGGTGCACGACGCCGCCGGCGAACGCTGGCTGGTCCTCGCGGAGGCCGACGGAGAGGGTGCGGAGGTCGTGGCGGCCCTGCGGGCCCGCGGCGTGGACTGCGTCCACCTGGCGCCGCGGGCGTCCGGTGCGGAGCGGACCGCCGACGACGTCCTCCTCGTCCGGCCGGGCGACGAGGAGTCGGTGAAGTCGGCCGTACGGGGACTGGGCCTGGACCAGCACCCCGTCGACCGGGTCGTCCATCTCTGGTGCACCGCCCCGCTCCTCGACGGCGAGACGCTGGACGGCCGGCTGGCCGTGCTGGAATCCGAGTACGACCGGGGCTTCTACAGTCTCCTGTACGCCGTGCAGGAGATCGGGCTGGTCCAGGGCTCGCGTCACGTGCGCCTGGACATCGCGGCCCGGGGCATGCACCCCGTCAGCACCGACCCCGCCGACACCGTGCCCGACCGCGCCCTGCTCGCCGGCCCCGGCCTGGTGATCCCGCAGGACTTCCCGGCCATGTCGGCCCGCACCCTGGACATCACCGGGCTCCCCGTGGACGGCTGGTCCGCCGAGCTGGTGGCGGAGCTCCTCGGCACCTCCGCCGACACCACCGTCGCGCTGGCTCCGGGGTCGCGCTGGGTGCGCTGCTACGAGCGCGACGAGCTGCCGCCCGTCCCCGAGGACCGGCTTCCGCTGCGTCTGCGCGAGGAGGGCGTCTACCTCATCACCGGCGGTCTCGGCGGCATCGGCATGACCCTCGCGGAATACCTGGTCCGCACCTGCCGCGCCCGCCTCGTCCTGACCGGCATGGACGCCGTCCCGGACTCCTCCCTGTGGGAGAACGGCGACGACGAACCCCTCGACGGCGTGGACCAGGCGCTGGCCGAACGGGTGACGCGCATCCGCAAGCTGGTCGCCCTCGGCGGCGAGATCGTCGCCGCCCGGTGCGACGCCGCCGACCGGGACCAGACCGCCGAACTGTTCGAGACCATCGAGAAGCGGTTCGGCCGGCTCGACGGCGTCGTGCACGCCGCCGGGGTGTTCGAGACCCAGCGGGCCTTCCGAGGCCTGGACGACACCGGTCGCGAGGACTGCGTCAGGCGGCTGCGTCCGAAGGTCGAGGGCACGCTGGTGCTCGCCGAGTTCCTGCGGGGCCGCAAGCTGGACTTCGTCCTCATGCAGTCCTCGCTCTCCTCGCACCTGGGGGGCCTCGGCTTCTACGCCTACACCGCCGGCAACGCCTTCATGGACTCCTTCGCGGAGCGCCACCGCGACGCCGACATCCCCTGGATGACGGTCAACTGGGACGGCTGGATCTTCCGCGAGCGCGACGACGACACCCTGCACCAGTCGGTGGTGTCCCCGTCCTTCGCCTCCCCGGACTTCGGCGTCGTCGCCGAGATCGCCATCCGGCCCAGCGAGGGGCAGGACTTCTACAGCCGGCTGATGAACATGACCGAGCCGCACCAGGTCCTGATCTCCACCGCGGACTTCGAACGCCGCATCGACCAGTGGGTGCGCTCCGCGGCGGACCGCCAGGCGGCGCCCGCCACCGCCGGACAGGCCGGTTCCGGCGACGACGCCGACATCGAGTCCGGTATCGCGGAGGTCTGGACGGACGTCCTCGGCATCGGCGACCTCACCGGCACCAGCGACTTCTTCGCCCTCGGCGGGGACTCCCTGCTCGGCGTCACCGTCGCGCACCGGCTCAGCCTGCGGTTCGACGTGGTCCTGTCCGTGATCACCATGTTCGACAATCCCACCATCGCCCAGACCGCTGCCGAGATCCGCCGTCTGCGCGGCCGGTCGGCTGCCGGAGGAACCAAGTGACGACCCCCACCCACCACGAGTCCCAGGCGTCGGCCTGCGCGTGTGCGGCCGACGAGGCCGCCTCCACCGTCGGCACGCCGGGCGGATACCCGGCAGGGGCGTTCGCCGTCACCAAGCTCTTCGACGACCTGCCCTGCTGCCACCGGTCGTGGGCGCACGACGGCAAGTGCCGCTTCCTGCACGGCTACGAGCGCAGCTTCGAGATCGAGTTCGTCTGCGCCGAGCTGGACCCGGTCACGGGCTTCGTCGTGGACTTCAGCGCCCTGAAGAACGTCCGCGCCCTGCTGAACGACCAGTTCGACCACACCACCCTGGTCGCCGTGAACGATCCCGAACGGCCCCTCTTCGAGGAGCTCGCCGCACGCGGCGTCGTCGACCTGCGGGTCATGGAGCACACCGGGATGGAGGGAGCCGCCGCCTGGGTCATGGACGAGGCGGGACGGCTGGTCCGCGAGGCCACCGACGGCCGGGTGTGGATCCGCCGCGTCGAGGCCCGTGAGTGCCGCAAGAACTCCGTCGTCCTCACCGCCTCCCCGGGGGACGCCGCGCGGTGAGCCTTCCCGATCTGGGCACGGGAGCGGCCGGACCGGCCGCTCCCGTGCACCCCGTACTCCCCGGCGCCACCGGCGCCGGGAAGCGCCTTCTGCTCGTCCCCGGTCTCGGCCAGAGCGCCGCGCACTGGGGGCCGTTCGCCCGCTGGCTGGCCTCCCGGGACCGCGCGCTCCTCGCCGTCGACCCGGGCGCGCTCGCCGCGCAGAGCGCCGCGCCCAGGGGCTCGTACGACCGGTTGCGGGAGATGGCCGAGGCGCTGGCCGCCGCGTGTGACGAACACGGGATCAGCGGTGTCCTCGGCCACTCGGCGGGCGCTCCGGCCGCCCTGCTGACCGCCTCGCTGGCGGACTTCGGCACGGTCACCCTGATCGAGCCGGTGCCGTCCCACTTCGCGGTGCACCCGGCGCCGCGAGGACCCGGCACGCCCGGTCCCGACGTTCCCGGCACTTCCGGTCCCGACGTTCCCGGCACTCCCGGTCTCGTCGCCCGGCCCGGCGACGATCCGGGGGAGTCCCTGCGGCGGCTCCATCCGCTCGCCGCCGAGACCACGCTGCGGGCCGTCACCGCCGCTCTCGCCGCCGTGGGGCCGTCTCCGCCGCCCGCGCCGCCCCTGCCGGAGTCGGCGCGCCCCCTCCTGCGGGACCGGGCCGACCGGACCGGCGCGGCCCTCGCCGCCCACCTGGGCAGGGTCGTCGTCCTGCGCGGGGCGCACTCGGCCCTGCTGCGCCGGACGGACGCCGAGACGCTCGCCGCGCGGGCCGCCCACGGTGAGCTCCGCGTCGTCGAACGGGCGGGCCACTCCCCGCACATCGACGCTCCCCGGGCGGCCGTCGCCGCCTTCCTCGGAGAGCGGCCGTGACCGTCGTGACCGAGCGCCGCTCGGCCCTGGGGCTCCGTGACTTCCGGCTGCTGATCGCCGGCCAGTTCCTGTCCATGATCACCTACGGCGCCTATCTGGCCGTTCTGTCCTGGTACGCCTACCAGCTCACCGGCTCACCCGGCGCGTCCGGACTCGTCCTCGGGGCCGCCGCCGTATCGGAGGTCACCACCCTGCTGCTGGGCGGCGCGCTCGCCGACCGCTGGGACCGCCGGTCGATGATGGTCGTCGCCGACGCCGGCCGCCTGGTGGCCGTGGGGGTGCTCGCCGTCGTCACCGCCGCCGGGCACACCGATCTGATGGTGCTCACGGTGTGCGCGTCCCTCGTGAGCCTCTTCGACGGCCTGTTCTACCCCGCGCTGGGCGGGATCGTCCCGGCCACGGTCCCCGGCGAGCTGATCGGCTCGGCCAACGCCACGCTCGGCTTCGTCCGTTCCGTCAGCGCCATCGCGGGGCCGGCCCTGGGCGGGGCCGTCTACGCATCGGCGGGCATGGCGACCGTCCTGGCCCTGACCGCCTTCGCGTTCCTCGTCGCCCTCGGCACGGCGCTGGCGCTGCGCCCGCTGCCGCGCAAGGGACCGCGGGTCCGCTCCCGCCCCTTGCGGGACATCGGGGAGGGCGCCCGGTACGTCCTGTCGGTTCCGCTGCTCGTCTCCATCCCGGTCGCCGCGGTCGCCCTGCTGCTCTCCGAAGGCCCGACGCAGACGCTGCTGCCGCGCCTGGTCGAGGAGCACTTCGACGGCGGCGCGGGCACGCTCTCGCTGCTCACCACCGCGTACGGTGCGGGCGCGGCGGCCGGAGCGCTGCTGTACGCGCGGCTGATGCCCCGCCGGCGGCGGGCCGTGATCGTGTACACCATGTGGACCACGGCGCACATCCTGTGCGCGGCCATGGCGCTGACGACCTGGCTGCCCGGCGCGGTCGCGCTCGCCGCCGTGCGGGGGATGTGCGGCGGCCTCGGCTTCGCCCTCTGGGAGACGCTGCTCATGCACGTCGTCGCGCCGGACAAGCTCTCCCGGGTCTACTCGGTCAACCTCTTCGGCACGAAGGCGCTCATGCCGGTCGGCTTCGCTCTCGGCGGCTGGCTGGGCGCCCACGCCCCGGCGGCGACGGTGATCGCCTGCGGTCAGCTCGCCGGCGCGGCCCTGATGGCCTCGCTGCTCCTCGTACGGCGCATCCGCGCAGTCCAATGAACCTCTCCCCGCACAAGGACACCATGATGAAGACCGTCATCCTCGGCACCGGCGAAGTCTGCCGCCACCTCGCCCCGGCTTTCCTGTCCCTCGGTCACGAGGTCGTCGTCGGCACCCGCGACCCGGAAGCGACCCTGGCGGGCAACCACCCCTACCGTCTGCTGGCCGCCCGCCACCCGGAGCTGCGGCTCGTGTCCTTCGCGGACGCCGTCGAGGCCGCCGACCGCGCCGGACTGGTCGTCAACGCGGTCTCCGGACCGGCCTGCCTGGAGGCGCTCGCCCCGCTCGCCGAGGGGCTGACCGGGCACGTGGTGATGGACGTCTCCAGCCCCTACGACTGGTCGCGTCCGGACGCGGTCCTCGATCCGGTCAACACCGACAGCCTCGGCGAGGCGATCCAGCGCGCCCTGCCCGGCGCCTTCGTGGTGAAGACGTTCAACACCCTGGCGGCGCAGGTGATGCCCCGGCCCGACGCGGTCGGGCCCGACCACACGGTGTTCCTCAGCGGTGACGACGAGGCGGCCAAGGCCCGGGTGGCGGAGCTGCTGCGGGCACTGGGCTGGCGGGACGTGCTCGACCTCGGCGGCATCGTCACGTCCCGCGCCACCGAGATGATGCTGCGCATGTGGATCGACACCTCGCGGGCGCTGGGCACCCACCTCTTCGGTTTCAAGATCGTCCGTTGAGGCCCGGCCGGCCGTCAGAGGCCGGTCTCCTCGGTGAGCGCGGACCAGTCGGTCACGACCGGAGCCAGCTCGCCCCGCAGCCACAGCGGCAGCTGGTCGGCGTAGTGGGGCGAGCCGGGCGTCCCGGAGGCTCCGAGCGGGGTGATCCACGCGCTGTTCTCCCGGCGGTGCAGGTCCCAGACGTAACGGGCGGCGGAAGCGCGGGCGCTGAGGTCGGTCAGGCCCGG is a window from the Streptomyces sp. MMBL 11-1 genome containing:
- the folE gene encoding GTP cyclohydrolase I FolE; amino-acid sequence: MSIVNEAIPVGGPDPAEQAVTALLTALGVDLAEESLADTPRRVAAAYRELLEPHEFTATTFPNDDGCDELVLVRSIPFQSLCCHHLLPFFGVAHVGYVPGKRVLGLSKLARVVQASARGLQIQERITTRIADWLTEELDPLGAGAVVEAQHTCMSVRGVKAVGAWTTTSAVRGVLREDPHRREEFMRRAESGSGGGAGWR
- a CDS encoding AMP-binding protein; amino-acid sequence: MTRPSPGGEPEARPFPGGEPEPRPSPGGEPERVDLLGRCLGAAPRRDAPPADTAALRGTDGSVLSYRELADAITARAAELRSAGAGPGRLVRVDAERTPAAVVELLAVLAAGAAFVMLPAGAVPGPGVAEILTGRRELPADAAYVMTTSGSTGAPKDTVVTRAGLRHVFGGLRDAPQLGFPQGLVWAQFHPLTFGYSMCEVLGALAFGGELALVDRESPLTCAGVGDLVTSARSEGRGTALCLTPSELSLLTARLREAGAGVPEFVLLSGEPAHRGQLAEFLALPGGDRSVVVNTYAATETAGQITADRVTAADVPAVMAGYVGHPLPGVRVTLLTAEGAPVPPDDPGTTGEVHVQGAGVAAGYLDPGQTADRFVRVGPEREIAFRTGDLGRWAEGGGLRIVGRGGRRLKVAGRWVALESVERALLAGGCVDEVSAAPTEIRLEGADPQECLQVTAVPRDASGVTAERIRGQVVAALGAPLTVRLVLVDTLPRTRNGKVDTRTQAVPGPSPTGGGGLAAQVRSVWQEILGAGIPYTANLFEAGVDSLGVVTAAARLTRVLGRPVTPAFLLDHPRLDLQIAALSGDVDGPKAAPASRGAAARRAALAGRRDRRRAARGVAAAVTDPTPDSPTPTQSHQEEEPTS
- a CDS encoding SDR family NAD(P)-dependent oxidoreductase gives rise to the protein MNGKGIAVLGYACRVPGGRDVADLWSIVADGRDCVTRASTNVGATTGGRVHAYGVLDDIGMFDAGFFGYSPREAAEIDPQQRLLLECAVEALESAGVRAEGSGHDIGVFAATGLSGYLLTTHGGRATADDNLSTLMGGDGHYAATRIAYKLGLTGPAMSVGSACSSSLLAIHTAAQAIAAGECDLALAGGMDIEFPQPVSYLRQEGGIMAQDGVCRPFDAGASGTVFGSGGGLVLLADAEVAEERGWPVRAVLMGSAVNNDGAEKASFTAPRSSRQAEAIAQAMEVAEVDPAYIGYVECHGTGTQLGDRSELSALMGAFGDTPLPPLGSAKANFGHLRVGAGVIGFIKACEVVARGVVPPLANLERPMDALRPGDTPLPRTAGALDLPVGERFAGVNSFGFGGTNVAAVVRGHQDVRPVPAPAEGPHVLRLSAADPDSCLATAGALAELLRSDEAPAVSDVAHTLRVGRDDHAYRLATVGATPAELTAGLEGVGAHTVEGWHKPGSETLLMLPGQGSDLLPTARALYGWETAFTEALDRLWTAARTIEPSLPALSAALEEAPADSTAGLATAHCLHTAVLLALTEQLAARGVRADRLVGYSLGEYAAAAAAGVIGEQDALRLVLARADVLRDAPAGAMIAVRLPADEIAAVVPEELAAPAVTLSADRTVVSLASDALRRVTGLLADAGVPHRVLEPALPYHSGLLAGAAEAFAPVADAVAVLPGSARLVTTAAGRETLGAGYWSAHLAGPLDLTPAARAVAEAAASRGCVVVDLSPDGFLARAVDGSAAVAVRPLRADKDPRDAWVHGLAALWVVGLPCETGPAAGGEGRTIELPARVFAREQHLKEAAPATADPASRARGTVRREKDLDRWSYYPSWRFRRRGPGVHDAAGERWLVLAEADGEGAEVVAALRARGVDCVHLAPRASGAERTADDVLLVRPGDEESVKSAVRGLGLDQHPVDRVVHLWCTAPLLDGETLDGRLAVLESEYDRGFYSLLYAVQEIGLVQGSRHVRLDIAARGMHPVSTDPADTVPDRALLAGPGLVIPQDFPAMSARTLDITGLPVDGWSAELVAELLGTSADTTVALAPGSRWVRCYERDELPPVPEDRLPLRLREEGVYLITGGLGGIGMTLAEYLVRTCRARLVLTGMDAVPDSSLWENGDDEPLDGVDQALAERVTRIRKLVALGGEIVAARCDAADRDQTAELFETIEKRFGRLDGVVHAAGVFETQRAFRGLDDTGREDCVRRLRPKVEGTLVLAEFLRGRKLDFVLMQSSLSSHLGGLGFYAYTAGNAFMDSFAERHRDADIPWMTVNWDGWIFRERDDDTLHQSVVSPSFASPDFGVVAEIAIRPSEGQDFYSRLMNMTEPHQVLISTADFERRIDQWVRSAADRQAAPATAGQAGSGDDADIESGIAEVWTDVLGIGDLTGTSDFFALGGDSLLGVTVAHRLSLRFDVVLSVITMFDNPTIAQTAAEIRRLRGRSAAGGTK
- a CDS encoding 6-pyruvoyl trahydropterin synthase family protein; this translates as MTTPTHHESQASACACAADEAASTVGTPGGYPAGAFAVTKLFDDLPCCHRSWAHDGKCRFLHGYERSFEIEFVCAELDPVTGFVVDFSALKNVRALLNDQFDHTTLVAVNDPERPLFEELAARGVVDLRVMEHTGMEGAAAWVMDEAGRLVREATDGRVWIRRVEARECRKNSVVLTASPGDAAR
- a CDS encoding alpha/beta fold hydrolase, whose product is MSLPDLGTGAAGPAAPVHPVLPGATGAGKRLLLVPGLGQSAAHWGPFARWLASRDRALLAVDPGALAAQSAAPRGSYDRLREMAEALAAACDEHGISGVLGHSAGAPAALLTASLADFGTVTLIEPVPSHFAVHPAPRGPGTPGPDVPGTSGPDVPGTPGLVARPGDDPGESLRRLHPLAAETTLRAVTAALAAVGPSPPPAPPLPESARPLLRDRADRTGAALAAHLGRVVVLRGAHSALLRRTDAETLAARAAHGELRVVERAGHSPHIDAPRAAVAAFLGERP
- a CDS encoding MFS transporter, with amino-acid sequence MTVVTERRSALGLRDFRLLIAGQFLSMITYGAYLAVLSWYAYQLTGSPGASGLVLGAAAVSEVTTLLLGGALADRWDRRSMMVVADAGRLVAVGVLAVVTAAGHTDLMVLTVCASLVSLFDGLFYPALGGIVPATVPGELIGSANATLGFVRSVSAIAGPALGGAVYASAGMATVLALTAFAFLVALGTALALRPLPRKGPRVRSRPLRDIGEGARYVLSVPLLVSIPVAAVALLLSEGPTQTLLPRLVEEHFDGGAGTLSLLTTAYGAGAAAGALLYARLMPRRRRAVIVYTMWTTAHILCAAMALTTWLPGAVALAAVRGMCGGLGFALWETLLMHVVAPDKLSRVYSVNLFGTKALMPVGFALGGWLGAHAPAATVIACGQLAGAALMASLLLVRRIRAVQ
- a CDS encoding NADPH-dependent F420 reductase — its product is MMKTVILGTGEVCRHLAPAFLSLGHEVVVGTRDPEATLAGNHPYRLLAARHPELRLVSFADAVEAADRAGLVVNAVSGPACLEALAPLAEGLTGHVVMDVSSPYDWSRPDAVLDPVNTDSLGEAIQRALPGAFVVKTFNTLAAQVMPRPDAVGPDHTVFLSGDDEAAKARVAELLRALGWRDVLDLGGIVTSRATEMMLRMWIDTSRALGTHLFGFKIVR